Genomic DNA from Triticum dicoccoides isolate Atlit2015 ecotype Zavitan chromosome 4B, WEW_v2.0, whole genome shotgun sequence:
GAGCCATCTGAGAATTGGTGATAGATATTTGTGTCGCCAACAACAATTCTCCGTCCTGAATATTTCGATATCAATTTCAGCGCATGATGGCAGTCGTTGCATATACGCACATTCTTCTTGACAAGAATTGGGGTTCTGGCCTCGGATGATATCAGACCAAAGACAACAGCCAGCCTCACACTATGCTTGTTAGGCTCTGTTGTTCTCCTCGACTCCAGAGAGGTTGGATCAGATTGATTCGTTGGGTCAACCATTTCTCCAATCTTTCCTGACAGAAAGTTGGACACTTCTTGAATCATCTTGCTCTGAGGGTGTGTCATGTCCCCGTTGACAAAACTGCAGGAGATGCCATGAAGCTCAACTATGCTTGTTGGTTCTGTCCTTCGCAGCCCCTTCTCCTCCATCAGTGATCTTATTCTCTCGACATCCTTCCATCTCCCAGCATCGGCATACATGGAAGAAATAAGAACATAGCAACCTGTGTTGTCATGTTCTTGTTGGTCATGTTCGAGTTGAAATATCCTCTCTGCTGCGTATTCTGCTATATCCATATCATTCCTGTTCCTGCTTGCAGTCAGTAGGGAGCCCCAAACCCTGAATGTTGGATCTATTGGCATTTTTTCAATAAATTGCATAACCTCTCTAAGATCACCTGCCCGACCGAGCAGATCTGCCATGCATCCGTAGTGCTCAATCTGTGGGACCATACCATAGTCACGTTGCATTGAGTTGAACTGCGTCCAGCCTTCATCTGTCAAGCCTGAAACACTGCAAGCAGTCAACACGGAGACAAAGGTACTCTCATTTGGTTGCAGGCCATTACATTTCATCTCAGAGAACATTTCCAGTGCAGTTCTCCCCTGACCATGAATCGCATAGCCCATTATCATTGTGTTCCAAGAGATGACATCCTTACCTGCCATTCTGTCAAATATCTCCCTTGAGGACACAACATCGCCACACCTCGCATACATATGCATAACTGCGTTCATGATGAGAGTGCTCTCCCCGTAACCTAGCCTGACAATGTAGCCGTGCATCTGCCTGCATTGTCTCAGCAACCCCAGCAAAACAAACGCCGGTACTACTGCCGACATGGtgaaataatcaggataaagaggcTGATTCAGTAATTCGAGGAACAATGAGATGGCTTCCACATACATCTCCTTGTACATGTACGCAGCGATCATATTGTTCCACGATACCAGAGTCTTGGTCGTCATCTGTCCAAATACCTTCTCCGATGATTTCACTTTGCCAACTTTGCTGTACATCTCGAGAAGCGCAGTCTCGAGCACCACGTGAGGAAGAAACTGTCTTCTAGTTATGTAACCATGAACACTCCTTCCATACAGTGAGCTCTCAGTTTGAGCGCAGGCAGCCAGCAGATTGATAGCGGTGACCACTTCCACCTGGTGGCCCTCTTCCTTCATTTGCTCGAAGCAATCAAATGCCTCCTCGGGCTGTTCGTTGAGCGCATACCCACCTATCATGCAATTCCATGTCACCACGGTCCTCAATGGCATCGTCGCAAACACGCCCTCGGCAGAACCAATGTCGCCACACTTGCAGTACATGTCAAGGATAGAAGTGCCAACCTTGACGTCATGCTCCATCCCATGCCTGATCACGTAGGCGTGG
This window encodes:
- the LOC119291939 gene encoding pentatricopeptide repeat-containing protein At4g35130, chloroplastic-like, giving the protein MATPPVLASRGAHAAATTTATCASQHLAAATSREPPPRVRPKRGGTKSLVLSHAAAGRMDDALEALAAAGSGDAFLHNVVIRGLADAGLPGAALAAYRAMLAAGARPDRFTFPVILKCCARLGALDDGRAAHSAAIRLGVAAADVYTGNSLLAFYARLGLVGDAERVFDGMPARDIVTWNSMVDGYVSNGLGALALDCFREMHEALEVQHDGVGIIAALAACCLESALMQGQEVHAYVIRHGMEHDVKVGTSILDMYCKCGDIGSAEGVFATMPLRTVVTWNCMIGGYALNEQPEEAFDCFEQMKEEGHQVEVVTAINLLAACAQTESSLYGRSVHGYITRRQFLPHVVLETALLEMYSKVGKVKSSEKVFGQMTTKTLVSWNNMIAAYMYKEMYVEAISLFLELLNQPLYPDYFTMSAVVPAFVLLGLLRQCRQMHGYIVRLGYGESTLIMNAVMHMYARCGDVVSSREIFDRMAGKDVISWNTMIMGYAIHGQGRTALEMFSEMKCNGLQPNESTFVSVLTACSVSGLTDEGWTQFNSMQRDYGMVPQIEHYGCMADLLGRAGDLREVMQFIEKMPIDPTFRVWGSLLTASRNRNDMDIAEYAAERIFQLEHDQQEHDNTGCYVLISSMYADAGRWKDVERIRSLMEEKGLRRTEPTSIVELHGISCSFVNGDMTHPQSKMIQEVSNFLSGKIGEMVDPTNQSDPTSLESRRTTEPNKHSVRLAVVFGLISSEARTPILVKKNVRICNDCHHALKLISKYSGRRIVVGDTNIYHQFSDGSCCCGDYW